The following proteins come from a genomic window of Spongiibacter tropicus DSM 19543:
- a CDS encoding GNAT family N-acyltransferase → MISVDSVIDERFPRIAKGNPHIKRTLTALLRYLFHEAEFKQFERDYPHLRGRDFVEQVLNYFDFGYAVSALDKERIPVTGRVVIIANHPIGSLDGLALLKLVSEVRSDVKVVANEVLYALKPLRSMLLPVDNMSGKRNRRENLQAIHEHLEGDGAVIIFPAGEVSRFSPSGIRDGRWRAGFIKFAERANAPILPVHMNARNSVFFYALSLLAKPLSTLWLIREMFKQNNRTVRVSIGPAIDPSLYRDLPLTTQAKVRLFKRHLYKIGKRRRRGEPCFMPEAQPVAHPEDRRELRSAIRDCEHLGSNRDGMDIYRYEYSGDCCIMREIGRLREISFRAVGEGTGLRRDVDAYDAYYDHIVLWDDNQLELVGAYRLKRVAALEPGQALYSASLFDYQPDAANAVFAQGVELGRSFIQPRYWGRNALDYLWQGVGKYLARYPELRYMFGPVSLSDELPRAAKDALLEFYSCYFSSESGVVDPHWASAKMPYRSESAVTRFKGDDYRREFAELKAMLAELGCSVPTLYKQYTELCEPGGVSFADFNIDPDFADCIDGLVLVDIEKMKPARRKRYLGQ, encoded by the coding sequence ATGATTTCCGTAGATTCGGTTATCGACGAACGTTTTCCCCGTATTGCCAAGGGCAATCCCCATATTAAACGCACGCTCACTGCGCTGCTGCGTTACCTGTTTCACGAGGCCGAGTTCAAACAGTTCGAGCGGGATTACCCGCATCTGCGTGGCAGGGACTTTGTCGAGCAGGTGCTGAACTATTTTGATTTTGGCTACGCGGTCAGTGCCCTCGACAAAGAGCGTATTCCGGTCACGGGGCGCGTGGTAATCATTGCCAACCATCCTATTGGCAGCCTCGACGGACTGGCCCTGCTGAAGCTGGTATCTGAAGTGCGCAGCGACGTGAAAGTCGTGGCTAACGAAGTGCTGTATGCCCTCAAGCCGCTGCGCAGTATGTTGCTGCCGGTGGACAATATGAGTGGTAAACGCAATCGCCGGGAAAACCTTCAGGCCATCCACGAGCACCTGGAAGGCGATGGCGCGGTGATTATTTTCCCGGCCGGTGAAGTCTCGCGTTTCAGCCCGTCGGGCATTCGCGATGGTCGCTGGCGGGCGGGCTTTATCAAGTTTGCCGAGCGGGCCAATGCGCCGATTCTGCCGGTGCACATGAACGCCAGGAATTCGGTGTTTTTCTATGCACTGTCGCTGCTGGCCAAGCCGCTGTCGACATTGTGGCTGATCCGCGAAATGTTCAAACAGAACAACCGCACTGTGCGCGTCAGCATCGGCCCGGCTATTGATCCTTCTCTCTACCGCGATCTGCCGCTGACCACGCAGGCCAAAGTGCGCCTGTTCAAGCGCCACCTTTACAAGATCGGCAAGCGCCGCCGTCGTGGCGAGCCCTGCTTTATGCCCGAGGCGCAGCCGGTTGCGCACCCGGAGGACCGACGGGAACTGCGCAGCGCCATTCGTGACTGCGAACACCTGGGCAGCAACCGCGATGGCATGGATATTTATCGCTACGAGTACAGCGGCGACTGCTGCATCATGCGTGAGATCGGTCGCCTGCGCGAAATCAGCTTCCGCGCGGTGGGCGAGGGCACGGGTCTGCGTCGCGACGTAGACGCCTACGACGCCTATTACGACCATATCGTGCTGTGGGACGACAACCAGCTTGAGCTGGTGGGCGCCTATCGCCTGAAGCGTGTCGCGGCATTGGAGCCGGGGCAGGCGCTCTACAGTGCCAGCCTGTTTGACTACCAGCCCGATGCGGCGAACGCCGTGTTTGCGCAGGGTGTGGAACTGGGGCGCAGTTTTATCCAGCCTCGCTACTGGGGGCGCAATGCCCTGGATTACCTCTGGCAGGGCGTGGGCAAATACCTGGCTCGCTACCCCGAGCTGCGTTATATGTTTGGCCCCGTCAGCCTGAGTGATGAGCTGCCTCGCGCCGCCAAAGATGCCCTGTTGGAATTCTATAGCTGCTATTTTTCCAGCGAGTCCGGCGTGGTCGATCCTCACTGGGCCAGCGCAAAAATGCCTTACCGCAGCGAGTCGGCGGTTACGCGTTTCAAGGGCGACGACTACCGGCGGGAATTTGCCGAGTTAAAGGCCATGCTGGCCGAACTGGGCTGCTCGGTGCCGACGCTGTACAAGCAGTACACTGAGCTTTGTGAGCCCGGTGGTGTCAGCTTTGCCGATTTCAATATCGATCCGGATTTTGCCGACTGTATTGATGGTCTGGTGCTGGTGGATATCGAGAAAATGAAGCCAGCGCGTCGCAAGCGCTATCTCGGCCAGTAG
- a CDS encoding UDP-2,3-diacylglucosamine diphosphatase, with translation MTEQVKRYKTLWLSDIHLGFKDCRAEYLLDCLNHIECDTIYLVGDVVDLWAMSRTLYWPASHYEVLRTLFRKANSGTRVVYIPGNHDEPFRDYVGHIFGPIEIRKEAVYTTLKGKRLLMFHGDCLDEHMQLSRWENLVGDAAYDLLLFLNRWANFFRRRFGHHYWSLATYIKQRIPNARQVIDVFESAAVQEAKKRGLDGVICGHIHQPALKDIDGLLYCNDGDWIENCTLLAEGEHGELELLQWTETRQMLARVGEPAAKPVADVLPLRRVG, from the coding sequence GTGACCGAGCAAGTAAAACGCTACAAAACGCTATGGCTTTCCGATATCCACCTCGGCTTCAAGGATTGCCGCGCCGAGTATCTGTTGGACTGCCTGAATCACATTGAATGCGACACCATTTATCTGGTGGGCGACGTGGTCGATCTCTGGGCCATGTCCCGCACGCTGTACTGGCCTGCCAGTCACTACGAGGTGTTGCGCACCCTGTTTCGCAAGGCCAATAGCGGCACTCGGGTGGTTTACATTCCCGGTAACCACGACGAACCGTTCCGCGACTATGTCGGGCATATTTTCGGGCCTATCGAAATCCGCAAAGAAGCGGTTTACACCACCCTCAAAGGCAAGCGTCTGTTGATGTTTCACGGCGACTGCCTGGATGAACACATGCAGCTCAGCCGCTGGGAGAATCTGGTCGGCGATGCCGCTTACGATCTGCTGCTGTTTCTCAATCGCTGGGCCAATTTCTTCCGCCGCCGCTTCGGCCATCACTACTGGTCGCTGGCGACCTATATCAAGCAGCGTATTCCCAATGCCCGTCAGGTGATCGACGTGTTTGAATCCGCGGCCGTGCAGGAAGCCAAAAAGCGCGGTCTGGATGGCGTGATCTGCGGACATATCCACCAGCCTGCACTCAAGGATATCGACGGACTGTTGTACTGCAACGATGGCGACTGGATTGAGAACTGCACGCTCTTGGCTGAGGGCGAGCACGGTGAGCTTGAATTACTGCAGTGGACCGAGACCCGCCAGATGTTGGCAAGGGTTGGTGAACCCGCTGCAAAACCCGTGGCAGACGTGCTGCCGCTGCGACGGGTCGGATAA
- the plsB gene encoding glycerol-3-phosphate 1-O-acyltransferase PlsB, which translates to MSWYTKLFFMFCRLVSTPVLALVRPNIVQVDDGLRDAVEGRPVCYVLRTYSWTDRFLLERILRAEGLTPLHRTPGKLPVAEKAGCLYLPVIAGDRGADRSTATMETLMAGQGEQSLQIVPVSVFWGRDPGSETSFLKLLLGDGERAGALRKLLVIIAQRKNVMLHFAYPVNFQKLVARTQEPQAAAVLLARTLSFYFSRRKTASLGPSLLSRHEIINLVLRRPAVREAMQEEQAEEKLSAAKIEKKARKMADEVAANFDSRILRVLDLILSWVFRKIFSGIRLHHVERLNRTANDRQLVYMPSHRSHLDYLLISYGLYTQGLVPPHIAAGVNLNFWPVGGLLRRGGAFYIRRSFAGQKLYSAVFRSYLDVILGRGYPVEFFPEGGRSRTGRLLPPKKGMLAMTVESFLAQPARKVALVPVYVGYDKLVEGASYVKELRGAAKQSESAGGLLKATRIFKSSYGSPHVAFGEPIALEDCLSHIEPEWRSKLQSGDESFIPAVVDHIAQENMERVNSAAVINPIGLVAMILLSSPQRAMAEDELLNQIDAFVALLKRLPYSADVTLPEGSAREILDAAARTAGLSRIDHRWGPIITATGKEAVMLTYYRNSVMHVLAMPSLIARFFRHSEQVSIDELRESCMQLLPFLKRELFLRVDLNNCDDVVDRHIDNLVEQGLLLRRGESVLARPEVGSNAYAVLTGLGRILRETFERYTMSSLLLVHEPGETAAPRSAVEENLIVMAQRLSIVSGREAPEYFDKNLFRVYLDTLIAQNLLHEENRDGERWVRCDARLQLFSQRWVALLGPDVQQSMLQLIRQPTMNSDS; encoded by the coding sequence ATGTCCTGGTATACCAAGCTGTTTTTCATGTTCTGCCGCCTGGTGTCAACGCCGGTACTGGCGCTGGTAAGGCCCAATATTGTGCAGGTCGACGATGGCTTGCGTGACGCTGTGGAAGGGCGCCCCGTTTGTTATGTGTTGCGCACCTATAGCTGGACGGACCGGTTTCTGCTGGAGCGGATTCTGCGTGCCGAGGGGCTCACCCCGCTGCACCGTACGCCCGGCAAACTGCCTGTGGCGGAAAAGGCGGGCTGCCTGTATTTGCCCGTAATCGCCGGAGATCGCGGTGCGGATCGCAGCACTGCAACCATGGAAACGCTGATGGCCGGGCAGGGTGAGCAGAGCTTGCAGATCGTGCCCGTGTCGGTATTTTGGGGACGTGACCCCGGCAGCGAAACCTCGTTTCTCAAACTGTTGCTGGGCGACGGTGAGCGCGCCGGTGCGCTGCGCAAACTGCTGGTGATTATTGCCCAGCGCAAGAATGTGATGCTGCACTTTGCCTATCCCGTTAATTTCCAGAAGTTGGTGGCGCGCACGCAGGAGCCGCAAGCGGCCGCTGTGCTGCTGGCCCGCACCCTGAGCTTCTACTTCAGTCGCCGAAAAACGGCCTCTCTGGGCCCCAGTCTGCTGTCGCGGCATGAGATCATCAATCTGGTACTGCGTCGGCCCGCCGTGCGCGAAGCCATGCAGGAGGAGCAGGCCGAAGAAAAACTCAGTGCCGCAAAAATCGAGAAAAAAGCCCGCAAAATGGCCGATGAAGTGGCGGCCAATTTCGACTCGCGGATTTTGCGGGTGCTGGATCTGATTCTTAGCTGGGTATTTCGCAAGATTTTCAGCGGCATTCGCCTGCACCATGTCGAGCGTCTGAACCGCACTGCCAACGATCGGCAATTGGTGTACATGCCGAGTCACCGCAGCCACCTCGATTATCTGCTGATTTCCTACGGCCTCTACACGCAAGGGTTGGTGCCGCCACATATTGCGGCCGGGGTGAACCTGAACTTCTGGCCGGTAGGCGGTCTGCTGCGCCGGGGCGGTGCTTTTTATATTCGCCGCAGCTTTGCCGGGCAGAAACTTTATAGTGCGGTGTTTCGAAGTTATCTGGATGTCATTCTGGGGCGGGGCTACCCCGTGGAGTTTTTCCCGGAGGGCGGGCGTTCCCGTACCGGTCGTCTGCTGCCACCTAAAAAGGGCATGCTGGCGATGACGGTGGAAAGTTTCCTCGCCCAGCCGGCGCGGAAGGTCGCGCTGGTGCCGGTGTATGTGGGCTACGACAAGCTGGTGGAAGGCGCGTCCTACGTGAAGGAGCTGCGCGGTGCCGCCAAGCAGAGCGAATCAGCGGGCGGTCTGCTCAAGGCCACAAGGATTTTCAAGTCGTCTTACGGCAGCCCCCATGTGGCCTTTGGTGAGCCGATTGCGCTGGAAGACTGCCTGAGCCACATCGAGCCGGAGTGGCGCAGCAAGCTGCAAAGCGGCGATGAAAGCTTTATCCCTGCGGTTGTCGACCACATCGCCCAGGAAAATATGGAGCGGGTGAATTCGGCGGCAGTCATTAACCCCATCGGTCTGGTGGCGATGATTCTGTTGTCCAGCCCCCAGCGTGCCATGGCTGAAGATGAGCTGCTGAACCAGATCGACGCCTTTGTCGCGCTGCTGAAGCGCCTGCCCTACAGTGCGGATGTTACCTTGCCGGAGGGCAGCGCGCGGGAAATTCTCGACGCTGCAGCACGCACGGCGGGGCTGTCGCGCATCGATCACCGTTGGGGGCCGATTATTACCGCCACAGGCAAAGAGGCGGTGATGCTCACCTATTACCGCAACTCGGTGATGCATGTACTGGCGATGCCCAGTCTGATCGCGCGTTTCTTCCGCCACAGTGAGCAGGTCAGCATCGATGAATTGCGCGAATCCTGCATGCAGTTGTTGCCCTTCCTCAAGCGCGAGTTGTTTTTGCGGGTCGATTTAAACAACTGCGATGATGTCGTGGACAGGCATATCGACAATCTGGTCGAGCAGGGCTTGCTGCTGCGTCGCGGCGAGTCAGTGCTGGCTCGCCCGGAAGTGGGCAGCAATGCCTACGCGGTGCTGACCGGTCTGGGGAGGATTTTGCGCGAGACCTTTGAACGCTACACCATGAGCAGTCTCCTGCTGGTGCATGAGCCCGGGGAAACCGCCGCGCCGCGCAGTGCCGTGGAAGAAAACCTGATTGTAATGGCCCAGCGGCTGTCGATTGTCAGCGGACGGGAAGCGCCGGAGTACTTCGATAAAAACCTGTTCCGGGTGTACCTCGATACCCTGATTGCCCAGAATCTGCTGCATGAGGAAAATCGTGACGGCGAGCGCTGGGTACGCTGCGATGCCCGCCTGCAACTGTTCAGCCAGCGTTGGGTGGCCCTGCTGGGGCCCGATGTCCAGCAAAGTATGTTGCAGTTAATCCGCCAGCCCACCATGAACAGCGACAGCTGA
- a CDS encoding protein adenylyltransferase SelO, producing MSAVPIAFDNSYLQLPLRFYHRQTASRTPDPALILLNTALAEELGIDPDWLRSPEGVAVLSGNAVADGSDPIACVYAGHQFGNYNPQLGDGRALLLGEVIDTQGRRHDLQLKGSGPTPYSRGGDGKSPLGPVIREYLLSEAMHRLGVPTTRALSAMSTGDKVYRERALPGGILCRVASSHIRVGTVQYFAASNDEGALRQLLDYVIARHYPAAAEANYPYEQLLDDIIAAQAALIAHWQSLGFIHGVMNTDNMLLCGETIDYGPCAFMEAYHPGTVFSSIDHQGRYAFGNQPAIAQWNLVQLAQAILPILRREGESDLKPAVERAQNSLNAFTSQFFSAYRQHMASKLGLSHADEADEQRYQAFLQLLQDHDGDFTLSFRALRDRAAQIGGLTVNDAIDELFTLPAAFDDWFADWQQRLDQDSMSASERDSIMRRANPVFIPRNHQVEAAIAAAYQGDMEGFITLNRVLSQPFEYRPEWRDYALPAKDEERVDQTFCGT from the coding sequence ATGAGCGCCGTTCCCATCGCCTTCGACAACAGCTACCTGCAATTGCCGCTGCGCTTTTACCACCGCCAGACCGCCAGCCGCACTCCCGATCCGGCGCTGATTTTGCTCAATACTGCGCTGGCAGAGGAACTGGGGATAGATCCCGACTGGCTGCGCAGCCCGGAAGGCGTAGCGGTGCTGTCAGGTAATGCCGTGGCCGACGGCAGCGACCCTATTGCCTGCGTATATGCAGGCCATCAGTTTGGCAACTACAACCCTCAGCTCGGCGATGGCCGGGCACTGCTGCTGGGCGAGGTGATCGATACGCAGGGCCGGCGCCATGACCTGCAACTCAAGGGGTCTGGCCCCACGCCCTACTCCCGTGGCGGCGATGGTAAATCCCCGCTGGGGCCGGTGATTCGCGAATATCTGCTCAGCGAAGCCATGCACCGGCTGGGTGTACCAACCACTCGAGCACTGTCAGCCATGAGTACCGGCGACAAGGTGTATCGCGAGCGAGCACTGCCCGGCGGTATTCTCTGCCGGGTCGCCAGCAGCCATATCCGCGTGGGTACCGTGCAGTATTTTGCCGCCAGCAACGACGAGGGAGCCCTGCGCCAATTACTCGACTATGTCATTGCCCGTCACTATCCCGCTGCCGCCGAGGCCAACTATCCCTATGAGCAACTTCTCGATGACATTATCGCGGCACAAGCCGCGCTGATTGCCCATTGGCAGTCACTGGGCTTTATCCACGGTGTCATGAATACCGACAATATGCTGCTCTGCGGTGAAACCATCGACTATGGTCCCTGCGCCTTTATGGAGGCCTACCACCCCGGCACCGTGTTCAGTTCCATCGACCATCAGGGTCGCTATGCCTTTGGTAACCAACCCGCGATTGCCCAGTGGAATCTGGTACAACTGGCACAGGCCATACTGCCGATACTGCGCCGGGAAGGAGAGAGCGACCTCAAGCCCGCGGTGGAGCGCGCACAGAACAGCCTGAATGCCTTTACCTCGCAGTTTTTCAGCGCCTATCGACAGCATATGGCCAGCAAACTGGGCCTGAGCCACGCGGATGAGGCCGACGAACAGCGCTATCAGGCGTTTTTACAATTGCTGCAGGACCACGACGGCGATTTCACCCTCAGCTTCCGAGCCCTGCGCGATCGCGCAGCGCAGATCGGCGGTCTGACCGTCAACGATGCGATTGACGAGCTGTTTACCCTGCCCGCCGCCTTTGACGACTGGTTCGCCGACTGGCAACAGCGCCTTGATCAAGATTCGATGTCAGCGAGTGAACGCGACAGCATAATGCGCCGGGCCAACCCGGTCTTTATTCCCCGCAACCACCAAGTGGAAGCCGCCATCGCCGCCGCGTATCAGGGCGACATGGAAGGCTTTATTACCCTGAATCGGGTCTTGAGTCAGCCCTTCGAATATCGCCCGGAATGGCGTGATTATGCCCTGCCAGCAAAGGACGAAGAACGCGTAGACCAGACCTTCTGCGGAACGTAA
- a CDS encoding helix-turn-helix transcriptional regulator — MHLQHNNESDLIQTLYSALTDRDGFHRFLEQLTLYIGGDAAELLVISRKPLRIEHVWYYGLSEELLSWYIDSNMVAVDVVINTAIQHKPGTFQTALSFVEESNPDEGSIRWEEEQGMLDAAWLVVESSESSSVVLTIQRTVEQGPFQESEIAALDRLVPYIRQAVALNRQLASRSEAASSLAAVIDVLPDATLVLDSYSTVLYSNKAAQLLLDRERSLAIRDERLSFSENELQSAFFLASTQVVRASIGREGHYTETLFLKRRGRQPLIFVLRSIESSELLAGGALVSIYEPGSRELPNAEQIAGYFDLTWAEAQVCEQLVAGMDLQHIADTLGRKISTVRYQLKQVFQKTACTRQGELVSTILSALLR, encoded by the coding sequence ATGCATCTGCAACACAATAATGAATCTGATCTCATCCAGACACTGTACAGTGCCCTCACCGATAGGGATGGTTTTCACCGATTCCTTGAGCAGCTCACCCTTTATATTGGCGGGGATGCGGCTGAGTTGCTTGTTATCAGCCGCAAGCCGCTGAGAATTGAGCACGTCTGGTATTACGGACTTTCTGAAGAGCTTTTAAGTTGGTACATCGACAGCAATATGGTGGCTGTTGATGTGGTGATTAACACCGCAATTCAGCACAAGCCCGGCACATTCCAGACGGCACTTTCGTTTGTCGAAGAATCCAATCCTGATGAGGGCTCTATTCGTTGGGAAGAAGAGCAGGGAATGCTGGATGCCGCCTGGCTTGTTGTCGAGAGTTCGGAATCCAGCAGTGTTGTGCTTACCATCCAGAGGACGGTGGAACAGGGTCCATTCCAAGAAAGTGAAATTGCGGCTCTGGATCGCCTCGTTCCCTACATACGGCAAGCCGTTGCGTTAAATCGCCAACTGGCATCGCGCAGTGAGGCGGCATCGTCGCTGGCGGCCGTGATTGACGTGCTCCCTGACGCCACCTTGGTGCTCGATAGCTATTCCACCGTGCTGTACTCCAACAAAGCGGCGCAGTTGTTGCTCGACCGGGAACGCAGTCTGGCGATTCGCGATGAGCGCCTGAGTTTTTCGGAGAATGAGCTGCAATCAGCTTTTTTTCTTGCATCGACTCAGGTGGTGCGCGCCAGTATCGGTCGCGAGGGCCACTATACCGAAACCCTGTTCCTTAAACGGCGGGGCCGCCAACCCCTTATCTTTGTATTGCGGTCTATCGAAAGCAGCGAGCTTTTGGCGGGTGGCGCGCTGGTGAGTATTTATGAACCGGGCAGTCGTGAATTGCCTAACGCAGAGCAGATAGCCGGGTATTTTGATTTGACTTGGGCTGAAGCGCAGGTGTGTGAGCAGTTGGTGGCGGGAATGGATTTGCAGCATATTGCCGATACGCTGGGACGCAAGATCAGCACGGTGCGATACCAGCTTAAACAGGTATTTCAGAAAACCGCCTGCACGCGGCAGGGAGAGTTGGTCAGTACCATCCTGTCAGCGCTGTTGCGCTAG
- a CDS encoding cytochrome P450 codes for MSNASAAASDHRPDYTRQPNNSKLKHIPGKNGWPIIGVLPELRNDVFKLAETRWKEFGPISRVHFGPQPGVLALGPDMAQTLLLDGDRNFSTRMGYDYALRPFYGDNLLCLDFDEHKFQRRIMQTSFKTPSMRSYVEIMNPILERGMDAWVFDDSFRFYESVKNLLLRMTCKVFYGVEEHDEGSDELAQAFVDILDAQEGIIRLDLPGLKYHTGKNGQRFLRDYITKLIPIRRAGDGQDMLSHMCKETKPDGSYFSDEEIVDHASFLLFAAHDTTTSTLNHLMYYLAKHQDWQQRLRDEGAAQHKDYLDYEDLGNVVELDAAFNEAQRLNPSVTVLVRRSIRECELAGHRIPANTMIFQLPMFTNRMSDYWTNPHSFDPERFFPERAEQKGHPFCFMPFGGGAHKCIGMHFAAMQSKLFMHQFLRKYEFRLPDDYKVAFTYIPMPKIKDGLPLVVEKRRA; via the coding sequence ATGAGCAATGCCAGCGCAGCGGCGAGCGACCATCGCCCGGATTACACTCGTCAACCCAACAACAGCAAACTCAAGCACATCCCCGGCAAAAACGGCTGGCCGATCATCGGCGTACTGCCCGAACTGCGCAACGACGTTTTCAAGCTGGCGGAGACCCGCTGGAAAGAATTCGGTCCCATTTCACGGGTTCACTTTGGCCCTCAGCCCGGCGTACTGGCACTGGGTCCGGACATGGCTCAGACCCTTTTGCTGGACGGTGATCGCAATTTTTCCACACGCATGGGCTACGATTACGCGTTGCGCCCCTTCTATGGCGACAACCTGCTTTGCCTGGATTTCGACGAGCACAAGTTCCAACGTCGGATTATGCAGACCAGTTTCAAAACCCCGTCCATGCGCAGTTATGTGGAAATCATGAACCCGATTCTTGAACGTGGCATGGACGCCTGGGTCTTCGATGATAGCTTCCGCTTCTACGAGAGCGTCAAGAACCTGCTGCTGCGCATGACCTGCAAAGTATTTTATGGTGTTGAGGAACACGATGAGGGCTCTGACGAACTCGCCCAGGCCTTTGTCGACATTCTCGATGCTCAGGAAGGCATCATTCGTTTGGATCTGCCCGGCTTGAAATATCACACCGGCAAAAACGGACAGCGTTTCCTGCGCGACTACATCACCAAGCTGATTCCAATTCGCCGCGCCGGTGACGGGCAGGATATGCTCAGCCATATGTGCAAAGAAACCAAACCTGACGGCAGCTACTTCAGCGATGAAGAAATTGTCGATCATGCCAGTTTTCTGTTGTTTGCCGCCCACGACACCACCACCAGCACACTCAACCATCTGATGTACTACCTCGCGAAACATCAGGACTGGCAGCAGCGGCTTCGCGACGAGGGCGCGGCGCAGCACAAGGACTATCTGGACTACGAGGATCTGGGAAATGTGGTAGAGCTCGACGCCGCTTTCAATGAAGCCCAGCGCCTCAACCCCTCGGTGACCGTACTGGTACGCCGCAGTATTCGCGAATGCGAGCTGGCCGGACACCGGATTCCCGCCAATACCATGATTTTCCAGTTACCCATGTTCACCAATCGCATGAGTGATTATTGGACAAATCCACACAGTTTCGACCCCGAACGCTTCTTCCCGGAGCGCGCTGAGCAGAAAGGCCATCCCTTCTGCTTTATGCCCTTTGGTGGCGGCGCCCACAAATGTATCGGCATGCATTTCGCCGCCATGCAGTCGAAGCTGTTTATGCACCAGTTCCTGAGAAAATATGAATTCCGCCTGCCGGACGACTACAAGGTGGCGTTCACCTATATCCCCATGCCCAAAATCAAAGATGGTCTGCCGCTGGTCGTGGAGAAACGTCGCGCCTGA
- a CDS encoding ATP-binding protein, whose protein sequence is MPRLPDTLKARSMLLLSAVFVLSHLLSLWLFEQHRNERVLLAEAADLAQRISGIVDLAYGFPAAERGKILAAAQTGFLAAYDDLQSTVDDACLKNTFANDVALNIDKAFSQHPDYDIRVCLRGADPALRGEWRDDIDMLVNIRFPDGETAAFRARLPEAGSLLHEPIALYLLLVMALSLLLAWLLIRRLIRPLEQFGEAASRLGRNLDAPPLVEQGPKELVQASKALNTMQAHVQRLLKSQAEMVAAISHDLKSALTRLQLRTELLSNDREREGLERVVVDMRTMVAAIIDFVRGNASGEQPRRTQLDNLLESLCDDLAEEGLPVSYVSRGTGTVECRPVALRRALQNLIDNALRYGGRAVVSLSRDDLFFYLDVEDEGPGIPEGMLGEVLRPFVRVDASRSERSGGLGLGLAIAQGIVQGHGGSLTLFNRHGGGLRAQIRLPASEGVARP, encoded by the coding sequence ATGCCGCGCCTGCCCGATACGCTCAAAGCCCGCAGCATGTTGCTGCTCAGTGCTGTGTTTGTGTTGTCGCATCTGCTCAGTCTGTGGTTGTTTGAGCAGCACCGTAACGAGAGGGTATTGCTCGCCGAAGCGGCGGATCTTGCCCAGCGTATCAGCGGGATTGTCGATTTAGCCTACGGTTTTCCGGCTGCCGAGCGCGGCAAGATTCTGGCGGCTGCGCAAACGGGTTTTCTGGCCGCTTACGATGATTTGCAGAGCACGGTCGACGACGCCTGCCTGAAAAATACCTTCGCGAACGATGTGGCGTTGAATATCGACAAGGCGTTTTCCCAGCACCCCGACTACGATATTCGCGTCTGTCTGCGGGGTGCCGACCCGGCATTGCGGGGAGAGTGGCGCGATGACATCGATATGCTGGTGAACATTCGTTTTCCCGATGGAGAAACCGCCGCTTTTCGTGCGCGCTTGCCCGAAGCGGGCTCCTTGCTGCACGAGCCCATTGCGCTCTATCTGCTGTTAGTCATGGCGCTGTCTCTGCTGCTGGCCTGGCTGTTGATCCGGCGGCTGATTCGCCCCCTTGAGCAGTTTGGCGAGGCGGCTTCGCGCTTGGGGAGAAACCTGGATGCGCCGCCGCTGGTGGAGCAGGGACCAAAGGAATTGGTACAGGCATCGAAAGCCTTGAATACTATGCAGGCCCATGTGCAGCGCCTGCTGAAAAGTCAGGCAGAGATGGTGGCCGCCATTTCCCATGATCTGAAGTCGGCACTGACCCGCCTGCAACTGCGCACGGAACTGCTCAGCAATGACCGCGAACGAGAGGGATTGGAGCGGGTGGTGGTGGATATGCGCACGATGGTGGCGGCCATTATCGATTTCGTGCGCGGCAATGCCAGCGGCGAACAGCCTCGCCGCACCCAGTTGGATAATCTGCTTGAGAGTCTCTGTGATGACTTGGCCGAGGAGGGCTTGCCGGTCAGTTATGTCAGCCGCGGCACCGGCACCGTCGAATGCCGTCCGGTAGCGCTGCGAAGGGCCCTGCAAAATCTGATCGACAATGCCTTGCGCTACGGGGGACGGGCCGTGGTCAGCCTTAGCCGCGATGATTTGTTTTTTTACCTCGATGTAGAAGATGAGGGACCGGGAATCCCCGAGGGCATGCTGGGCGAAGTCTTGCGCCCTTTTGTGCGGGTCGATGCCTCACGCAGTGAGCGCAGTGGTGGTTTGGGGCTGGGGCTGGCCATTGCGCAAGGCATTGTGCAGGGCCATGGCGGAAGTCTCACGCTCTTTAATCGTCACGGCGGAGGCTTGCGTGCACAAATTCGCCTGCCTGCCAGCGAAGGAGTCGCCCGGCCCTGA